In Paraconexibacter algicola, the following proteins share a genomic window:
- a CDS encoding MFS transporter, which yields MRTSSSPRAVLAVLCLAVFTINLATTITNIALPTLVAELDASTRDLLWIVDGYNLAFAALVLAMGSLSDRFGRRGALVAGLAVYLAANLASAWAGSPDVLVAFRVVAGIGAAMVFPTTLSIISNVFPDRRERAQAIGLWGASTGISIALGPIVGGALLEQFWWGSTFVLCAGLAAVTIVLALALVPTSADPTTPRLDLVGLTLSTAGLGALVYTIIEAPERGWGSGTSLTGFAVAVAILATFTWWERRTDDPMLDVRLFANLRFTAASGAVTFAFFALFGFIFLVTQYFQFILQYGVLEAGLRQIPVALAVAVTSVVGTALAVRLGAKAVVTTGLLLLAGGYVWISTVQSDTGYLAIALQMVMVGAGMGLTSAPATEAIMGVVPAAKAGIGSAVNDATRELGGTLGVAVIGSVALSFYRDALASSGLPDGIVSTAQESLGAAGAVARATGDATVLAVAQDGFLDGLQAGCLVAAGVAVVGAVLVARYLPAHPGQEDQQEPATPTVPAAA from the coding sequence ATGCGCACGTCCTCCTCGCCCCGGGCCGTCCTGGCCGTCCTCTGCCTCGCGGTGTTCACGATCAACCTCGCGACCACGATCACGAACATCGCGCTCCCGACCCTCGTCGCCGAGCTCGACGCCTCCACCCGCGACCTCCTCTGGATCGTCGACGGCTACAACCTCGCCTTCGCCGCGCTCGTCCTCGCGATGGGCTCGCTCAGCGACCGCTTCGGGCGGCGTGGCGCGCTCGTCGCCGGCCTCGCCGTCTACCTCGCCGCGAACCTCGCGAGCGCCTGGGCCGGCTCGCCCGACGTGCTCGTCGCCTTCCGCGTCGTCGCCGGCATCGGCGCCGCGATGGTCTTCCCGACGACGCTGTCGATCATCTCCAACGTCTTCCCCGACCGGCGCGAGCGGGCCCAGGCGATCGGCCTCTGGGGCGCCTCGACCGGCATCTCGATCGCGCTCGGCCCGATCGTCGGCGGCGCGCTGCTGGAGCAGTTCTGGTGGGGCTCCACGTTCGTCCTCTGCGCCGGGCTGGCCGCCGTGACGATCGTGCTCGCGCTCGCGCTCGTGCCCACGAGCGCCGACCCGACGACCCCGCGGCTGGACCTCGTCGGCCTGACCCTCAGCACCGCCGGCCTCGGCGCGCTCGTCTACACGATCATCGAGGCGCCCGAGCGTGGCTGGGGCTCCGGCACGTCGCTCACCGGCTTCGCCGTCGCGGTCGCGATCCTCGCCACGTTCACCTGGTGGGAGCGGCGCACCGACGACCCCATGCTCGACGTGCGGCTGTTCGCGAACCTCCGCTTCACCGCCGCCTCGGGTGCCGTCACGTTCGCGTTCTTCGCGCTCTTCGGGTTCATCTTCCTCGTCACCCAGTACTTCCAGTTCATCCTCCAGTACGGGGTCCTCGAGGCCGGCCTGCGGCAGATTCCCGTCGCGCTCGCGGTCGCGGTCACCTCGGTCGTCGGCACCGCGCTCGCCGTCCGTCTGGGGGCCAAGGCGGTCGTCACGACCGGGCTGCTGCTGCTCGCCGGCGGCTACGTCTGGATCTCCACGGTCCAGAGCGACACCGGCTACCTCGCGATCGCGCTGCAGATGGTCATGGTCGGGGCCGGCATGGGCCTGACCTCGGCGCCGGCCACCGAGGCGATCATGGGGGTCGTCCCGGCCGCCAAGGCGGGGATCGGCTCCGCCGTCAACGACGCGACCCGCGAGCTCGGCGGGACGCTCGGCGTCGCGGTCATCGGCAGCGTCGCGCTCTCGTTCTACCGCGACGCGCTCGCCTCCTCGGGCCTGCCCGACGGGATCGTCTCGACCGCGCAGGAGTCGCTCGGCGCAGCCGGCGCGGTCGCGCGCGCGACCGGGGACGCGACCGTGCTGGCCGTCGCCCAGGACGGCTTCCTCGACGGCCTGCAGGCGGGCTGCCTCGTCGCCGCCGGGGTCGCGGTCGTCGGTGCGGTGCTCGTCGCCCGCTACCTGCCCGCCCACCCGGGGCAGGAGGACCAGCAGGAGCCGGCGACGCCCACCGTGCCCGCGGCCGCCTGA
- a CDS encoding winged helix-turn-helix transcriptional regulator, translated as MRSYGQYCAAARALDVVGDRWSLLIVRELLLRDCRFADLRTGLPGIATNLLTDRLRALEGAGVLERHAAPPPVATVLYRLTDRGRALEGVLAELALWGVADMARGAEGDVVCGHWVALAAPVMFRGADLAALAPLTVALDAEGTAITLTVEPDGIRAALGAPEGPADVHLAGTMHAVMGTLLGAPGAEGLAQVDGDREALRRLAARSTAPLGLRG; from the coding sequence ATGCGCTCCTACGGCCAGTACTGCGCGGCGGCCCGTGCGCTCGACGTCGTGGGCGACCGCTGGTCGCTGCTGATCGTGCGTGAGCTGCTCCTGCGCGACTGCCGCTTCGCCGACCTGCGCACCGGCCTCCCGGGCATCGCGACGAACCTCCTGACCGACCGCCTGCGCGCCCTCGAGGGCGCCGGCGTGCTCGAGCGCCACGCCGCCCCGCCCCCGGTCGCCACCGTGCTCTACCGCCTGACCGACCGTGGCCGCGCGCTTGAGGGCGTGCTCGCCGAGCTGGCGCTCTGGGGCGTCGCCGACATGGCCCGCGGCGCCGAGGGCGACGTCGTCTGCGGCCACTGGGTGGCGCTCGCCGCCCCCGTGATGTTCCGCGGCGCCGACCTCGCCGCGCTCGCCCCGCTCACCGTCGCGCTGGACGCGGAGGGCACCGCGATCACCCTGACCGTCGAGCCCGACGGCATCCGGGCCGCGCTCGGCGCCCCCGAGGGTCCCGCCGACGTCCACCTCGCCGGCACGATGCACGCCGTCATGGGCACGCTCCTGGGCGCCCCCGGGGCCGAGGGCCTCGCGCAGGTCGACGGGGACCGCGAGGCGCTGCGCCGGCTCGCCGCGCGCAGCACCGCGCCGCTGGGCCTGCGGGGCTAG
- a CDS encoding alpha-(1->3)-arabinofuranosyltransferase domain-containing protein: protein MRSTIVQLRARAGRRIGPHAAPLGLVLGAYLLALVQRPGETIADTKVHLQLDAARFLGDVASAWTPTAGLGHVWAGQYGGYLFPMGPFFAAGEALGLPDWVVHRLWLGTLLAVAAYGILRLLRVLVPGHAEHGYSALHVGAGVLYVVNPYVTVYADRTSVALLAYAALPWLLLCVHRGLRDPRGWWWPAAFALVLTSTGGGVNAAVTGWVLVAPALLVLYELGWGGVPRAALVPWLGRTVLTGALAGAWWVVPLAVHASQGFDFLPFTEQPGTIWGTTSLAESFRLLGFWTSYIGVGFGGELRPFATHGPAYLFSLPVVLASMLVPALVVLGLRVSWRARYAPFFVLLLTVGLLIMAVGFPEGSPLRRAATFTYNQVEAVRFLRTTYKAGPLVALALAALGGMGLAWAWARAAGRPRLRALGTVALAGVVAVAAWPLTSGRAPDRQLAYDVPSWWQQAADRLDDADPNTRALLLPGQLFASYRWGQTIDAVLPALTDHPVANRYIVPFSDSRATELQWGVDALVNQERLVPGQLAPLLDLLGVGQVVLATDGDRSRSGELGPAEVARVLGTQPDATGGGLAATGLDTGLGAPEIDPALGGGAGIAGERPVSGVRRETFGTPQLLPAAAARLAGPVRRAPLELRPARTGGIVRVVPRAPMTIVDGGAQGVMDLAAFGDLRPDRPLAYAPDLDGETLAAAVRDGAGFVIADGVRRRAFVSARLRGNVGPTLPADRDVSEDGTRLDPFSGDGDRPAAQTVAVLRGRGAVAVSAPYSPQVTQFPEHRPAAALDGDLGTAWLADRFLAESRRHLDVTFPEPRDVGTIELYPYGDSRGTVTAVEVGGRRFAVRPGWNTLRVGLEKVRRLSVRIASMRRPERATAGGGGIRELRIPGVRVRETLRPPVVLEQALRSEDLSGSPLTYLLQRTTADAPAVRGRLAGPAQAGLLADARDPEPRLERTIHPPTARRYGAEAWVSVDPKTPDDVLDGLVSPAAARLVARSASRLEGRPRHRASGAFDGGTARAWIGQWIAGRPAWLSWRTPQVATLRRLRLVPPAVRVRRPTRVRLRSERGVSAPVAVRADGFVRLAAPLAGRRFRLEVLEAAFPAGTPARLRQRRAVGIGELRGAGVEPVPAPRSGRAAAPCGAVVLRAAGRTLRLRVPAQDLRRFDAGLPLRAEGCGPLSLPADRTLLRDTGTGAFRADRLRLFSAPPESLVLPGAGGRVLAAGTPGEGRRDGVRVDVREPSWLVYGESYAAGWRASCDGRDLGRPVPLQGYANAWPVEPGCERVALSFGPQRALTGGYVVSAIAILLLLAYLLLRRGERVRQRDPVTAPPGPLDVGADRPARWGLLRALAMGLVASGVLGALFALRAGAVLGPVVAFVLWRGVANRTLVLWAGLLLLVGVPVAHVLGGADDPGGYDYGYAVHHIAAHWVATGAVALLLLALVRWLRADRRLRRADDAG, encoded by the coding sequence GTGCGTTCGACGATCGTGCAGCTGCGGGCCCGCGCGGGCCGCCGGATCGGCCCCCACGCGGCCCCCCTGGGCCTCGTCCTGGGCGCGTACCTGCTCGCGCTCGTGCAGCGGCCGGGGGAGACGATCGCCGACACGAAGGTGCACCTGCAGCTCGACGCGGCCCGGTTCCTCGGGGACGTCGCGAGCGCGTGGACGCCGACCGCCGGACTCGGCCACGTCTGGGCCGGCCAGTACGGCGGCTACCTCTTCCCGATGGGCCCGTTCTTCGCCGCCGGCGAGGCGCTCGGACTGCCCGACTGGGTCGTGCACCGGCTCTGGCTCGGCACGCTGCTGGCGGTCGCCGCCTACGGGATCCTGCGGCTGCTGCGCGTGCTCGTCCCCGGGCACGCGGAACACGGCTACTCGGCGCTGCACGTCGGCGCGGGCGTGCTCTACGTCGTCAACCCGTACGTCACCGTGTACGCCGACCGCACGAGCGTCGCGCTGCTCGCCTACGCGGCGCTGCCGTGGCTGCTGCTGTGCGTGCACCGCGGCCTGCGCGACCCGCGCGGCTGGTGGTGGCCCGCCGCCTTCGCGCTGGTCCTGACGAGCACCGGCGGCGGCGTCAACGCGGCGGTGACCGGCTGGGTGCTCGTCGCGCCCGCGCTGCTGGTGCTCTACGAGCTCGGCTGGGGTGGCGTCCCGCGCGCCGCGCTCGTGCCGTGGCTCGGCCGCACGGTCCTCACCGGCGCGCTGGCGGGCGCCTGGTGGGTCGTCCCGCTCGCCGTGCACGCCTCCCAGGGGTTCGACTTCCTGCCGTTCACCGAGCAGCCGGGGACGATCTGGGGGACGACGTCGCTGGCGGAGTCGTTCCGGCTCCTGGGCTTCTGGACGAGCTACATCGGCGTCGGCTTCGGCGGCGAGCTGCGCCCGTTCGCCACCCACGGGCCCGCGTACCTGTTCTCCCTGCCGGTGGTGCTGGCGAGCATGCTCGTGCCCGCGCTCGTGGTGCTCGGCCTGCGCGTCTCGTGGCGCGCCCGGTACGCCCCGTTCTTCGTGCTGCTGCTGACCGTCGGGCTGCTGATCATGGCGGTCGGCTTCCCCGAGGGCTCGCCGCTGCGCCGCGCGGCGACGTTCACCTACAACCAGGTCGAGGCCGTGCGGTTCCTGCGCACGACCTACAAGGCGGGACCGCTCGTGGCGCTGGCGCTCGCCGCCCTCGGCGGCATGGGCCTCGCGTGGGCCTGGGCCCGCGCGGCCGGACGGCCACGGCTGCGGGCGCTCGGGACCGTCGCGCTCGCCGGGGTCGTCGCGGTCGCCGCCTGGCCGCTGACGAGCGGGCGGGCCCCCGACCGCCAGCTCGCCTACGACGTCCCGTCCTGGTGGCAGCAGGCGGCCGACCGGCTCGACGACGCGGACCCGAACACCCGCGCGCTGCTGCTGCCCGGCCAGCTGTTCGCGAGCTACCGCTGGGGGCAGACGATCGACGCGGTCCTGCCCGCGCTCACCGACCACCCGGTCGCCAACCGCTACATCGTGCCGTTCTCCGACTCGCGCGCCACCGAGCTGCAGTGGGGCGTCGATGCGCTCGTCAACCAGGAGCGGCTCGTGCCCGGGCAGCTGGCGCCGCTGCTGGACCTGCTCGGCGTCGGCCAGGTCGTCCTCGCCACCGACGGCGACCGCTCGCGCAGCGGCGAGCTCGGTCCCGCCGAGGTCGCGCGCGTGCTCGGCACGCAGCCCGACGCCACCGGCGGCGGCCTCGCCGCGACCGGTCTGGACACGGGCCTGGGCGCCCCCGAGATCGACCCGGCGCTCGGCGGCGGCGCGGGGATCGCGGGGGAGCGGCCGGTCTCCGGCGTGCGCCGCGAGACGTTCGGCACGCCGCAGCTGCTGCCGGCCGCCGCCGCGCGGCTCGCCGGTCCGGTACGCCGCGCGCCGCTGGAGCTGCGCCCGGCGCGGACCGGCGGGATCGTGCGCGTCGTCCCGCGCGCCCCGATGACGATCGTCGACGGCGGCGCGCAGGGGGTCATGGACCTCGCCGCGTTCGGCGACCTGCGCCCCGATCGGCCGCTCGCCTACGCCCCCGACCTCGACGGCGAGACGCTCGCCGCCGCGGTCCGCGACGGGGCGGGCTTCGTCATCGCCGACGGCGTGCGGCGCCGCGCGTTCGTCAGCGCGCGCCTGCGCGGCAACGTCGGACCCACGCTGCCGGCCGACCGCGACGTCAGCGAGGACGGCACCCGCCTGGACCCGTTCTCCGGTGACGGCGACCGGCCCGCCGCCCAGACCGTCGCGGTCCTGCGCGGCCGCGGCGCGGTCGCGGTGAGCGCTCCGTACAGCCCGCAGGTCACGCAGTTCCCCGAGCACCGCCCGGCGGCGGCGCTCGACGGGGACCTCGGGACCGCGTGGCTGGCCGACCGCTTCCTCGCCGAGAGCCGCCGCCACCTCGACGTCACGTTCCCTGAGCCGCGCGACGTCGGGACGATCGAGCTGTACCCCTACGGCGACAGTCGCGGCACGGTCACCGCGGTCGAGGTCGGTGGGCGCCGCTTCGCGGTCCGGCCGGGCTGGAACACGCTGCGCGTCGGGCTCGAGAAGGTGCGGCGGCTGTCGGTGCGGATCGCCTCGATGCGCCGGCCCGAGCGCGCGACCGCCGGCGGCGGCGGGATCCGCGAGCTGCGGATCCCCGGGGTGCGCGTGCGGGAGACGCTGCGGCCGCCGGTCGTGCTCGAGCAGGCGCTGCGCTCCGAGGACCTGTCCGGCAGCCCGCTCACCTACCTGCTGCAGCGCACGACGGCCGACGCCCCCGCGGTCCGGGGTCGCCTGGCGGGTCCGGCGCAGGCCGGGCTGCTCGCCGACGCGCGCGACCCCGAGCCGCGGCTGGAGCGCACGATCCACCCGCCGACGGCGCGTCGCTACGGCGCCGAGGCCTGGGTGAGCGTCGATCCGAAGACCCCGGACGACGTGCTCGACGGGCTCGTGAGCCCGGCCGCCGCCCGGCTCGTCGCCCGCTCCGCCTCGCGTCTGGAGGGCCGGCCCCGGCACCGGGCGTCCGGGGCGTTCGACGGCGGGACCGCGCGCGCCTGGATCGGCCAGTGGATCGCGGGCCGCCCGGCCTGGCTGTCCTGGCGCACGCCGCAGGTCGCGACGCTGCGCCGCCTGCGGCTCGTGCCGCCCGCGGTCCGCGTGCGCCGCCCGACCCGCGTGCGCCTGCGCTCCGAGCGGGGCGTGAGCGCCCCGGTCGCCGTGCGCGCGGACGGCTTCGTGCGGCTCGCCGCCCCGCTGGCCGGGCGCCGCTTCCGCCTGGAGGTCCTCGAGGCCGCGTTCCCGGCCGGCACCCCGGCGCGGCTGCGGCAGCGCCGCGCCGTCGGGATCGGCGAGCTGCGCGGCGCGGGCGTCGAGCCGGTCCCGGCGCCCCGCAGCGGTCGCGCGGCCGCGCCGTGCGGGGCGGTGGTCCTGCGTGCCGCGGGCCGCACGCTGCGGCTGCGCGTGCCCGCCCAGGACCTGCGGCGCTTCGACGCCGGCCTGCCGCTGCGCGCCGAGGGCTGCGGACCGCTGTCGCTGCCCGCCGACCGCACGCTGCTGCGGGACACCGGGACGGGCGCGTTCCGCGCCGACCGGCTGCGCCTGTTCTCGGCCCCGCCGGAGAGTCTCGTGCTGCCGGGCGCGGGCGGTCGGGTCCTCGCCGCCGGGACGCCGGGGGAGGGCCGTCGTGACGGCGTGCGCGTGGACGTGCGCGAGCCGTCCTGGCTCGTCTACGGGGAGTCCTACGCGGCCGGCTGGCGGGCCAGCTGCGACGGCCGCGACCTCGGGCGCCCGGTGCCGCTGCAGGGCTACGCCAACGCCTGGCCGGTCGAGCCGGGCTGCGAGCGCGTGGCGCTCTCCTTCGGGCCGCAGCGCGCGCTGACCGGCGGGTACGTCGTCAGCGCGATCGCGATCCTCCTGCTGCTCGCCTACCTGCTCCTGCGCCGCGGCGAGCGGGTCCGCCAGCGCGACCCGGTGACCGCACCGCCAGGGCCGCTGGACGTGGGCGCCGACCGGCCGGCCCGCTGGGGGCTCCTGCGCGCGCTGGCGATGGGCCTGGTCGCGTCGGGCGTGCTGGGCGCGCTGTTCGCGCTGCGGGCGGGGGCGGTGCTCGGACCGGTGGTGGCGTTCGTGCTGTGGCGCGGCGTGGCCAACCGCACGCTCGTGCTCTGGGCCGGGCTGCTGCTGCTGGTCGGCGTGCCGGTCGCGCACGTCCTGGGGGGCGCGGACGACCCTGGCGGCTACGACTACGGCTACGCGGTCCACCACATCGCCGCGCACTGGGTGGCGACGGGGGCGGTCGCGCTGCTGCTGCTCGCGCTCGTGCGCTGGCTGCGGGCGGACCGGCGCCTGCGCCGCGCCGACGACGCCGGCTAG
- a CDS encoding O-antigen ligase family protein has protein sequence MRSPSPAVPALGLLRGGLLAGPVVLAFFSGGFFDGPRLWALAGCWALVVAAAVLAPAPLPRRRAGLLAVAGLGLLVAWTGVSRAWAPLDDPAGDDLERTLLYLGALLAAAMLLGRRRDARTAELAVGGGALLVTLYGLSGRLVPWLVEQSASVSAGGRLEQPLTYWNAQGALAAIGAVVAVRVAGDRTRPDALRAAAGAAAAPLAAGVYLSFSRGAVLALGCGLLVLLACAPTFGQLRALGVAALTSVPLLVASALSDAVRALEGDAGTRDAQGAIVLAVLLGCVVAAALLTATVARREAADGARSGRLPLPGRGLGAAVAVLCVVAVVVPVVVAPGGPQDPAFGAQTQRFTDVGSNRDRYWDVALRAFADHPVAGVGSGGFAVEWQRERDVPDPVRDAHSLPLETAAELGLVGLLALALFVVGVARCARTVQREDPALAAGACAALTVWAVHACLDWDWEMPALTLPVLLLTGSLIARADRAEPRPVASR, from the coding sequence ATGCGTTCGCCGTCACCCGCCGTCCCGGCCCTCGGCCTCCTGCGCGGTGGGCTGCTGGCCGGACCGGTGGTGCTCGCGTTCTTCTCCGGCGGGTTCTTCGACGGTCCACGTCTCTGGGCATTGGCGGGCTGCTGGGCGCTCGTCGTCGCCGCGGCGGTGCTCGCGCCCGCCCCGCTGCCGCGCCGACGCGCGGGCCTGCTGGCGGTCGCCGGACTCGGGCTGCTCGTCGCCTGGACGGGGGTCTCACGGGCCTGGGCGCCGCTGGACGACCCCGCCGGCGACGACCTCGAGCGCACGCTCCTGTACCTCGGGGCGCTGCTCGCCGCCGCGATGCTGCTCGGCCGCCGGCGCGACGCCCGGACGGCCGAGCTCGCCGTCGGGGGCGGCGCGCTGCTCGTGACGCTCTACGGGCTGTCCGGCCGGCTCGTGCCGTGGCTCGTCGAGCAGTCCGCGTCGGTCAGCGCCGGCGGCCGGCTGGAGCAGCCGCTCACCTACTGGAACGCGCAGGGCGCGCTCGCGGCGATCGGCGCGGTCGTCGCGGTGCGGGTGGCCGGGGACCGCACGCGGCCCGACGCGCTGCGCGCCGCGGCCGGCGCCGCGGCGGCCCCCCTGGCGGCGGGCGTCTACCTGAGCTTCTCGCGCGGCGCGGTGCTCGCCCTGGGGTGCGGGCTGCTCGTCCTGCTGGCGTGCGCCCCGACGTTCGGACAGCTGCGCGCGCTCGGGGTCGCGGCGCTGACCAGCGTGCCGCTGCTGGTGGCGTCCGCGCTCTCCGACGCGGTCCGCGCCCTGGAGGGCGATGCGGGGACCCGGGACGCGCAGGGCGCGATCGTCCTCGCGGTGCTGCTCGGGTGCGTCGTGGCGGCCGCGCTGCTCACCGCGACGGTCGCGCGGCGCGAGGCCGCCGACGGCGCGCGGTCGGGCCGGCTGCCGCTGCCCGGGCGGGGGCTCGGCGCCGCGGTCGCGGTGCTGTGCGTCGTCGCGGTCGTCGTGCCGGTCGTCGTCGCGCCGGGCGGCCCGCAGGATCCGGCGTTCGGCGCGCAGACCCAGCGGTTCACCGACGTGGGCTCCAACCGCGACCGCTACTGGGACGTGGCCCTGCGCGCGTTCGCCGACCATCCCGTCGCCGGGGTCGGCAGCGGCGGCTTCGCGGTCGAGTGGCAGCGCGAGCGCGACGTGCCCGACCCGGTCCGCGACGCGCACTCGCTGCCGCTGGAGACCGCGGCGGAGCTCGGGCTCGTCGGGCTGCTCGCGCTCGCGCTGTTCGTCGTGGGCGTCGCCCGCTGCGCCCGCACGGTGCAACGCGAGGACCCGGCGCTCGCCGCGGGCGCGTGCGCCGCGCTGACCGTGTGGGCGGTCCACGCCTGCCTGGACTGGGACTGGGAGATGCCCGCGCTGACCCTGCCGGTGCTGCTCCTCACCGGCAGCCTGATCGCCCGTGCGGACCGCGCCGAGCCGCGGCCGGTCGCGTCGCGCTGA
- a CDS encoding acyltransferase family protein, producing MDRAAVPPRFPHLDGVRAIAALSVLGVHTAGLTTFTTSNDLLGPLTARLNVGVAIFFVLSGFLLYRPFVAARLADRDAPQIGGYLRRRALRIVPAYWLALTLLAIWPGLNGVFTKDWWVYYGFAQNLRGGWILQGIGPAWTLHVEITFYALLPFLALGAARWLRGRPVERQLWPELAAIAVLGLLSLALRAWRSVAGSPTEVGANILPQLFLWFALGLALAVVSAHVADRPVGRRPGWVRFVGAHPGVPWAGAVAVLLLSTQVGLPILPLADYDTYELLCEHVLYALIAVLVVLPAAIGTDGGGRVRALLASRPLVWLGLVSYGVYLWHLPLGEEINARLGPRVADLGFPIITLAVLAASLVAATLSYTLVERPLMRRFRGSPAPRAAERPAPVPAG from the coding sequence ATGGATCGCGCCGCCGTCCCCCCGCGCTTCCCGCACCTCGACGGGGTGCGCGCCATCGCCGCGCTCAGCGTCCTGGGCGTCCACACCGCGGGGCTGACGACGTTCACGACGAGCAACGACCTGCTCGGCCCGCTGACCGCCCGGCTGAACGTCGGCGTGGCGATCTTCTTCGTCCTCTCGGGCTTCCTGCTCTACCGGCCGTTCGTCGCCGCCCGGCTCGCCGATCGTGACGCGCCGCAGATCGGCGGCTACCTGCGACGGCGCGCGCTGCGGATCGTCCCCGCCTACTGGCTGGCGCTGACGCTGCTGGCGATCTGGCCGGGCCTGAACGGCGTCTTCACGAAGGACTGGTGGGTCTACTACGGGTTCGCGCAGAACCTGCGCGGAGGCTGGATCCTCCAGGGCATCGGGCCGGCGTGGACGCTGCACGTCGAGATCACCTTCTACGCGCTGCTGCCGTTCCTGGCGCTCGGCGCGGCCCGGTGGCTGCGTGGCCGTCCGGTGGAGCGGCAGCTGTGGCCGGAGCTCGCGGCGATCGCCGTGCTCGGCCTGCTGTCGCTGGCGCTGCGCGCGTGGCGGTCGGTCGCCGGGTCGCCCACCGAGGTCGGGGCGAACATCCTCCCCCAGCTGTTCCTGTGGTTCGCGCTCGGGCTCGCGCTCGCGGTCGTCAGCGCGCACGTCGCCGACCGACCGGTCGGTCGGCGGCCCGGCTGGGTGCGGTTCGTCGGCGCGCACCCCGGGGTGCCCTGGGCGGGAGCGGTCGCGGTGCTGCTGCTGTCCACGCAGGTGGGCCTGCCGATCCTGCCGCTGGCCGACTACGACACCTACGAGCTGCTGTGCGAGCACGTCCTCTACGCGCTGATCGCGGTACTCGTCGTGCTGCCCGCGGCGATCGGCACCGACGGGGGCGGGCGCGTGCGCGCGCTGCTGGCATCCCGGCCGCTGGTGTGGCTCGGCCTCGTCTCCTACGGCGTGTACCTGTGGCACCTGCCGCTGGGCGAGGAGATCAACGCCCGGCTCGGGCCGCGCGTCGCGGACCTCGGCTTCCCGATCATCACGCTGGCCGTGCTGGCCGCGTCGCTGGTTGCCGCGACCCTCTCCTACACGCTGGTCGAGCGGCCGCTCATGCGCCGCTTCCGGGGCTCCCCGGCGCCGCGGGCGGCGGAGCGCCCGGCACCGGTCCCCGCGGGTTGA
- a CDS encoding glycosyltransferase 87 family protein: MRRNLLLAGAALLLSGCTLLLEAGPHDEGLVLAAADRVADGQLPYRDFWWNYGPGQALALGALTWVTGPSLLAWRIARLVLDVAVVLLVARLVEPEQGQDHPRVLGWPLAAGLAAAGALAWPANAGPGPPALALALGALLAARRQRPGLAGALAGLAGLWRPEIGLAAAAGIVLGGAPARRALPAAGAVAAMGVLPFALLAPAELVDQTAGFLGIQDLQRLPFPFAVADAFPDPNKLLEAAYPALLVAATAGAGAWFAVRRGGAGREAWALAPLVAGGLAYLLARTDEFHLLGLALALAALAGVVGARSDRRGVRAACLAVCALVALHGAERQAGRLLHPGDLVALPGPAADGVRADAAFARGAAFVARTVRAVPGPVLVAPPRYARVRFGAPLLNVLLGRPNPSRYDVVQPGVVTDRDVQEEIARDLARTRTPWVVRWIAPAARRDEPNGGGRLDGADVLDRVIARDYREVARDPSFVVLLRRGYDPDP; the protein is encoded by the coding sequence GTGCGTCGCAATCTGCTGCTGGCCGGGGCGGCGCTGCTGCTGTCGGGCTGCACGCTGCTGCTCGAGGCGGGCCCGCACGACGAGGGGCTCGTCCTCGCGGCCGCCGACCGCGTCGCCGACGGGCAGCTGCCCTACCGGGACTTCTGGTGGAACTACGGTCCCGGGCAGGCGCTGGCGCTCGGCGCGCTGACCTGGGTGACCGGCCCGTCGCTGCTGGCCTGGCGGATCGCGCGGCTCGTCCTGGACGTCGCCGTCGTGCTGCTCGTCGCCCGCCTCGTCGAGCCCGAGCAGGGGCAGGACCATCCGCGTGTCCTGGGCTGGCCGCTCGCGGCGGGGCTCGCCGCCGCGGGCGCGCTGGCCTGGCCGGCGAACGCGGGACCCGGGCCGCCGGCGCTCGCGCTCGCGCTCGGAGCGCTGCTCGCCGCCCGCCGGCAGCGGCCCGGCCTCGCCGGGGCCCTGGCGGGTCTCGCCGGCCTGTGGCGGCCCGAGATCGGACTCGCGGCGGCCGCCGGGATCGTGCTGGGCGGGGCGCCCGCCCGCCGCGCGCTGCCGGCCGCCGGCGCGGTCGCGGCCATGGGCGTGCTGCCGTTCGCGCTGCTCGCCCCGGCGGAGCTGGTCGACCAGACCGCCGGGTTCCTGGGCATCCAGGACCTGCAGCGTCTGCCGTTCCCGTTCGCCGTCGCCGACGCGTTCCCCGACCCGAACAAGCTGCTGGAGGCCGCCTACCCGGCCCTGCTCGTCGCGGCGACCGCCGGCGCGGGCGCCTGGTTCGCGGTCCGCCGGGGTGGCGCGGGACGGGAGGCGTGGGCGCTCGCGCCGCTCGTGGCCGGCGGCCTGGCCTACCTGCTGGCCCGCACCGACGAGTTCCACCTCCTGGGCCTGGCGCTCGCGCTCGCCGCGCTGGCCGGGGTCGTCGGCGCGCGCAGCGACCGGCGCGGGGTGCGTGCCGCGTGCCTCGCCGTCTGCGCGCTCGTCGCGCTGCACGGCGCCGAGCGGCAGGCGGGACGGCTGCTGCACCCCGGGGACCTCGTCGCGCTGCCCGGCCCCGCCGCCGACGGGGTCCGGGCCGACGCCGCGTTCGCCCGCGGCGCGGCGTTCGTCGCACGCACGGTCCGCGCGGTCCCGGGTCCGGTGCTGGTCGCGCCGCCGCGCTACGCCCGCGTGCGCTTCGGCGCGCCGCTGCTGAACGTCCTGCTGGGGCGGCCCAACCCCTCCCGCTACGACGTCGTCCAGCCCGGCGTGGTCACCGACCGCGACGTGCAGGAGGAGATCGCCCGCGACCTCGCCCGCACCCGCACGCCGTGGGTCGTGCGCTGGATCGCGCCCGCGGCCCGCCGCGACGAGCCCAACGGGGGCGGGCGCCTCGACGGCGCCGACGTCCTGGACCGCGTCATCGCCCGCGACTACCGCGAGGTCGCCCGCGACCCGAGCTTCGTGGTGCTGCTGCGCCGCGGCTACGATCCCGACCCGTGA